The following DNA comes from Macaca thibetana thibetana isolate TM-01 chromosome 14, ASM2454274v1, whole genome shotgun sequence.
TTCATCATGAACAATTTTCTGACTATGGAGTCCTGTACATTCATAATCATGGCCTATGACTGCTATGTATCCATCTGCAAGCCCCTACAGTACTCATCCATCATCACTGATCAATTTGTCGCTAGGGCTGCCATCTTTGTTGTGGTCAGGAATGGCCTTCTTACTCTGCCTATCCCCATACTTTCTTCTCGATTCAGATACTGTGCAGGACACATCATCAAGAACTGCATCTGTACTAACGTGTCTGTTTCTAAACTCTCTTGTGATTACATCAACTTGAATCAGCGCTACCAGTTTGTTACATGTTGGACCCTCCTGGGCTCTGACCTCATCCTTattgttctcttattttttttatcttaaaaactgTGCTAAGTATCAAGGCCGAGGGTGCTATGGCCAAGGCCTTGAGCACGTGTGGTTCCCACTTCATCCTAATCCTCTTCTTCAGCACAGTCCTGCTGGTTCTGGTCATCACTAACCTGGCCAGGAAGACAATTCCTCTGGATGTCCCCATCCTGCTCAACATCCTGCACCACCTCATTCCCCCAGCTCTGAACCCCATTGTTT
Coding sequences within:
- the LOC126935169 gene encoding LOW QUALITY PROTEIN: olfactory receptor 56A5-like (The sequence of the model RefSeq protein was modified relative to this genomic sequence to represent the inferred CDS: inserted 1 base in 1 codon) yields the protein MTLPSNNSTSPVFEFFLICFRSFQSWQHWLSLPLSLLFRLAMGANTTLLTTICMETSLHQPLYYLLNLLSLLDIVLCLTVIPKVLAIFWFDLRSISFPACFLQMFIMNNFLTMESCTFIIMAYDCYVSICKPLQYSSIITDQFVARAAIFVVVRNGLLTLPIPILSSRFRYCAGHIIKNCICTNVSVSKLSCDYINLNQRYQFVTCWTLLGSDLILIVLLFXFILKTVLSIKAEGAMAKALSTCGSHFILILFFSTVLLVLVITNLARKTIPLDVPILLNILHHLIPPALNPIVYGVRTKEIKQGIQNLLRRL